The following are encoded together in the Geoalkalibacter sp. genome:
- the traN gene encoding conjugal transfer protein TraN produces MRNLGILAVIVGVLLLASSGFCAYVNPRCPTDDAQFGAPAQGIVLVVEHNGRPILALFDAGTWILDTNTDGVFDPLSDPVYQFGQAGDLPVFGDFDGNGRKEIGVYRAGQWLLDTNNSGAYEDMVDDLRYFGQAGDLPVPGDFNGDGRTQLAVFRDGTWRIDMDGDGFWDPRIDLEVTGFGQSGDRPIAGDWNGLGFARIGVYRAGQWLLDLNANYHWDGAPQDQSWQGFGTSASFALPADWNGDGRIDPGIREGGRFVLDTTGDGLLTQGTCDPNELPQGEFDPNLLPSPDDGSGLCGADLNGDGVVALEEMDNCDLGICPIERAQCTGEGAGDPLCPQAGVLNTERDMCQLPAVTSCPQGYVLDGVLDLCLAPVLCPNGGLWNPQKDLCEKLVVFECPPGYLHTYDGGQDLCIKDVDCAPGVLNPQTDRCEMSYTPSCEEAGPGYVYSDARDRCEIPAQQKCPPGTLYNAAHKKCMVAVVMQCQTNLGYSFEEARQRCELRPPSCPEGYTYNTATNACEKFVAAPVEPSANATIEFSWWWCDTCSTEFLYTRLHEAVLASGGTGGSIVVSQPYQQCYDYDWGQECETRFRTYKLYQYNAGAGHPIHIYQNTAFVGTISPGGTFAFRCEDNASAWCRSGLYIDGVFRARKAGGKPWVYWRTTKACAEQVWVPASKDFPGHYRCVNLNNNEVTCPDGYSEIIAPDGYKSCLKTQTAAASCPSGSLDPTLDLCHHTPTLACPVAGTIYDQLIAHCVADPCPGELDANLDVCIQTKTKSCGGMIFDAAADQCYFAPVCEQGLYSEKDNQCQAVTGYNCGLMNFNPERRLCEDSGQCAEDAAFAGPKVFSVSETLDQCVNPAQHKCDGGYAYHGPPVRMCEAIVQCPGGGTYNLATKTCGGGEPLICPLGDYPCGAIAQSNDVFLRCPEGSGSQYNSASRKCEKPEIVLSGRVFQAGFYDLFINPAHPNRLYTTFYRGDPNRGDNSYLEFNLVNGQVQISSRMWQDRRWEAQSSGNRINWYYQSIFWIKRSIFLGATDFSLDGGAISISGPRIVRDSYLDVRPNGNRLDFFNVGFVGSISFDVVTRVFDPLTTQEKYCSPHPCQTELVDENYEPDMAAFRNDGTLDPETGQCIGEIFIFNGAPKYCLRPGVKTSFFNCCSSNEANWLFFQKVCDQNSIETAHARDNEAAVYIGDFCKTKWPVIGCVQRAAMYCVFSGKLAKETHLQGRRQLKNFAPDGDWGSAEAPNCRGFSPVEFSVLDFGAMDLSSVYGEMVPTIPINTLQQRAGEAAERFPVR; encoded by the coding sequence ATGAGAAACCTGGGAATCTTGGCCGTGATTGTGGGGGTGTTGCTTCTGGCTTCAAGCGGTTTTTGTGCCTATGTCAACCCGCGCTGCCCGACGGACGATGCCCAGTTCGGCGCGCCGGCCCAAGGGATTGTCCTGGTGGTCGAGCACAATGGCCGCCCAATCCTCGCGCTGTTCGACGCGGGCACCTGGATTCTTGATACCAACACCGATGGGGTGTTCGACCCTCTCAGCGATCCGGTGTACCAGTTCGGCCAGGCGGGCGATCTGCCGGTCTTCGGGGACTTCGACGGCAATGGACGCAAGGAGATCGGGGTGTATCGCGCCGGCCAATGGCTGCTCGACACCAACAACAGCGGCGCTTACGAGGACATGGTGGATGACCTGCGCTACTTCGGGCAGGCCGGGGATCTGCCGGTGCCGGGGGATTTCAACGGCGATGGGCGCACGCAGCTGGCGGTGTTTCGCGACGGCACCTGGCGCATCGACATGGACGGCGACGGGTTCTGGGATCCGCGGATCGATCTGGAGGTGACGGGCTTTGGCCAATCCGGCGACCGGCCGATCGCGGGCGATTGGAACGGGCTGGGGTTTGCCCGAATCGGGGTGTATCGCGCCGGCCAGTGGCTGCTCGATCTCAACGCCAATTACCACTGGGATGGCGCCCCGCAGGACCAGTCCTGGCAGGGTTTTGGCACCTCGGCGTCCTTCGCGCTGCCGGCGGATTGGAACGGGGATGGCCGCATTGACCCCGGCATTCGCGAGGGGGGTCGGTTTGTGCTCGATACCACCGGAGATGGACTGTTGACGCAAGGCACCTGCGATCCAAACGAGCTGCCCCAGGGGGAATTCGATCCCAATCTGCTGCCCAGCCCGGATGATGGCTCGGGTCTGTGCGGAGCGGATCTCAACGGCGATGGCGTGGTCGCCTTGGAGGAAATGGATAACTGTGACCTGGGAATCTGCCCGATAGAGCGCGCCCAGTGCACCGGGGAAGGGGCGGGTGATCCGCTTTGTCCGCAGGCCGGAGTGCTCAATACCGAGCGCGACATGTGCCAGCTGCCCGCGGTGACCTCCTGCCCGCAGGGCTACGTCCTTGATGGCGTGCTCGATCTCTGTTTGGCCCCTGTTCTTTGCCCGAACGGAGGGCTTTGGAATCCGCAAAAGGATCTTTGCGAAAAGCTCGTAGTTTTCGAGTGTCCCCCAGGCTACCTCCATACGTATGACGGAGGTCAGGATCTCTGCATCAAGGACGTGGATTGCGCGCCAGGCGTGCTAAATCCGCAGACCGATCGCTGTGAGATGAGCTACACGCCCTCCTGTGAAGAGGCTGGGCCTGGCTATGTCTATTCCGACGCGCGAGATCGTTGCGAGATCCCAGCGCAGCAAAAGTGCCCGCCAGGAACTCTCTATAACGCCGCCCACAAAAAATGCATGGTGGCCGTTGTCATGCAATGTCAGACAAACCTCGGCTATTCTTTCGAGGAGGCAAGACAGCGCTGCGAATTGCGGCCTCCTTCATGCCCTGAGGGCTACACCTATAATACCGCAACAAATGCGTGCGAAAAATTTGTAGCCGCACCCGTGGAGCCCTCGGCGAATGCCACAATTGAATTCTCATGGTGGTGGTGCGATACCTGTAGCACGGAATTTTTATATACCAGGCTCCATGAAGCCGTGTTGGCCAGTGGTGGAACGGGAGGGTCCATCGTGGTTTCGCAGCCCTACCAGCAATGCTATGACTATGATTGGGGACAGGAATGCGAAACCAGGTTCAGAACTTACAAACTTTATCAATACAACGCGGGAGCGGGACATCCTATTCACATCTATCAAAATACAGCCTTCGTGGGAACGATTTCTCCCGGGGGAACTTTTGCGTTCCGATGTGAAGATAATGCCTCTGCCTGGTGCAGGTCAGGCCTCTATATTGATGGCGTTTTTCGGGCCCGAAAAGCCGGCGGAAAACCTTGGGTGTATTGGCGAACGACCAAGGCGTGCGCAGAGCAGGTATGGGTCCCGGCCAGCAAGGATTTCCCGGGCCATTACCGTTGCGTGAACCTCAACAACAACGAAGTGACTTGTCCCGACGGGTACAGCGAAATCATTGCCCCGGATGGATATAAGAGCTGTCTGAAGACGCAAACCGCGGCGGCGTCTTGTCCATCGGGCAGCCTCGACCCTACCCTCGATCTTTGTCATCACACCCCCACACTGGCCTGCCCGGTTGCTGGAACCATTTATGACCAACTGATCGCGCATTGCGTTGCCGATCCTTGCCCGGGCGAATTGGACGCAAATCTTGATGTCTGCATCCAAACAAAAACCAAGAGTTGTGGGGGAATGATCTTTGATGCGGCTGCCGACCAATGCTATTTCGCCCCTGTCTGCGAACAAGGCCTCTACAGCGAGAAGGACAACCAGTGTCAAGCGGTGACCGGATATAACTGTGGCTTGATGAATTTCAATCCTGAACGGCGGCTGTGCGAGGATTCCGGGCAGTGCGCCGAGGATGCGGCTTTCGCGGGACCCAAGGTCTTCTCGGTGTCGGAGACTCTCGATCAGTGCGTCAACCCGGCTCAGCATAAGTGCGATGGCGGCTATGCCTATCATGGTCCGCCGGTGCGGATGTGCGAGGCGATCGTGCAATGTCCGGGAGGAGGAACCTACAACCTGGCGACCAAAACCTGCGGCGGCGGGGAACCCCTCATCTGTCCGCTGGGCGATTATCCCTGCGGGGCCATCGCGCAAAGCAACGATGTGTTTCTGCGCTGCCCCGAAGGGTCGGGTTCCCAGTACAATTCGGCCAGCCGAAAATGTGAAAAGCCCGAGATCGTTTTGTCGGGCCGGGTGTTCCAGGCCGGGTTCTATGATCTCTTCATCAACCCCGCGCACCCCAACCGGCTCTACACCACTTTTTACCGCGGCGATCCCAACCGCGGAGACAACTCCTATCTCGAGTTCAACCTCGTCAACGGCCAGGTCCAAATCTCCAGCCGCATGTGGCAGGACCGGCGCTGGGAGGCGCAATCATCGGGCAACCGCATCAACTGGTATTACCAATCCATTTTCTGGATCAAGCGCAGCATCTTTCTGGGCGCGACGGATTTTTCCTTGGACGGCGGGGCCATCTCCATCTCCGGTCCCCGTATTGTGCGCGATTCCTACCTCGATGTGCGCCCCAACGGCAATCGCCTCGATTTTTTCAACGTCGGTTTTGTCGGCAGCATCAGCTTTGATGTGGTTACGCGGGTGTTTGACCCTCTGACCACCCAGGAAAAATACTGCTCTCCCCATCCCTGCCAGACCGAGCTGGTCGATGAAAATTACGAGCCGGACATGGCCGCCTTCCGAAACGACGGGACCCTCGATCCAGAAACCGGCCAGTGCATCGGTGAGATCTTTATCTTCAACGGCGCTCCCAAATACTGCCTGCGTCCCGGCGTCAAGACGAGCTTTTTCAACTGCTGCAGCTCCAATGAGGCGAACTGGCTCTTTTTCCAGAAAGTCTGCGACCAGAACTCCATCGAGACGGCCCACGCCCGCGACAACGAGGCCGCGGTCTATATCGGCGATTTCTGCAAGACCAAATGGCCGGTGATCGGCTGCGTGCAGCGCGCCGCCATGTACTGCGTGTTCTCGGGCAAGCTCGCCAAGGAAACCCACCTGCAGGGTCGCCGGCAACTCAAGAATTTCGCGCCCGACGGGGATTGGGGCAGTGCCGAGGCGCCCAACTGCCGAGGCTTTTCGCCGGTGGAATTTTCCGTGCTCGATTTTGGCGCCATGGATCTCTCAAGCGTTTATGGCGAGATGGTCCCGACCATCCCCATCAATACCTTGCAGCAGCGCGCCGGCGAAGCGGCCGAGCGCTTCCCGGTGCGCTAG
- a CDS encoding TraU family protein — protein sequence MKNHFFTALVLAGLMCLAAPAAQAIPKGSMINMITDPAWMEVFPLRIAGITVASGDGYSAPDAASSPICVCPMPPPLFFRIGVPVSFNEPARLVETVKDPFYFPSFGFDIGSTGGYTKALGAATMHAAEGHQNSFYQGHWFVFPIWGILGLLTDFLCVEQGGIDLAFLTEILPTWQDDSLAAFLTPEVLLFANPVAQMACVADSVAANAWRPIDPMFWCIGSSGSAYPLNGHFSDHNNIQSAFGTANRLIYNMSRLLLLWDTGMNWCSPVITPIWIKSHYKLQRLRPTVQKRAWPVGTSAWMYQHFGNPPLGSGVGSADNFSFLLFRKRLCCVL from the coding sequence ATGAAAAACCATTTTTTCACCGCCTTGGTGCTGGCGGGGTTGATGTGTCTCGCGGCTCCCGCCGCGCAGGCCATCCCCAAAGGCAGCATGATCAACATGATCACCGATCCCGCCTGGATGGAGGTGTTCCCCTTGCGCATCGCGGGCATCACGGTGGCAAGCGGCGATGGCTACAGCGCCCCGGATGCGGCGAGCTCTCCGATTTGTGTCTGCCCCATGCCGCCGCCCTTGTTTTTCCGCATCGGGGTGCCGGTCTCCTTCAACGAACCGGCCCGGCTGGTCGAAACGGTCAAGGACCCCTTTTACTTTCCCTCCTTTGGCTTTGATATCGGTTCCACGGGCGGCTACACCAAGGCGCTGGGCGCGGCGACCATGCACGCGGCCGAGGGCCACCAAAACAGCTTCTACCAGGGACACTGGTTTGTCTTTCCGATCTGGGGCATCCTGGGGCTTTTGACGGATTTTCTCTGCGTCGAGCAGGGCGGAATCGATCTGGCCTTTCTTACCGAGATCCTGCCCACCTGGCAGGATGACAGCCTGGCGGCGTTCTTGACTCCGGAGGTGCTGCTCTTTGCCAACCCCGTCGCGCAGATGGCGTGCGTGGCGGACTCCGTCGCCGCCAATGCCTGGCGGCCCATCGATCCGATGTTCTGGTGTATCGGCAGCTCCGGCTCGGCCTATCCCCTCAACGGCCACTTTAGTGACCACAACAATATCCAGTCGGCATTCGGCACGGCCAATCGCCTGATCTACAACATGAGCCGGCTGCTGCTGCTCTGGGACACGGGGATGAACTGGTGCTCTCCGGTCATCACGCCGATCTGGATCAAGAGCCACTACAAGCTGCAGCGGCTGCGCCCGACCGTGCAAAAGCGCGCCTGGCCGGTGGGGACCTCGGCCTGGATGTACCAGCATTTCGGCAACCCGCCGCTGGGCTCGGGGGTCGGTTCGGCGGATAATTTTTCCTTTCTGCTGTTTCGCAAGCGATTGTGCTGTGTACTTTGA